In Marasmius oreades isolate 03SP1 chromosome 1, whole genome shotgun sequence, one DNA window encodes the following:
- a CDS encoding uncharacterized protein (antiSMASH:Cluster_1.1): MTTTTASRVSFSSLTPNNIGTVRKLNSVLFPIKYTEKFYEGIINPQVEDFCKLVYYNDVPVGTICCRIESKDGEDNLYLMTMGVLAPYRTRGLGSQTLQQILTAASSHTTPAIKKIYLHVQISNGAAKRFYEKHGFKEVGIHKDYYKKIMPHHAWILEKTIEHS, encoded by the exons ATGACCACAACCACCGCTTCTcgagtttccttttcttccctcACCCCTAACAACATTGGCACCGTCCGAAAGTTGAATTCAGTTCTATTTCCCATCAAATACACGGAAAAATTCTATGAAGGCATCATAAACCCACAGGTCGAAGACTTCTGTAAACTCG TTTATTACAATGATGTTCCAG TGGGGACCATTTGTTGCCGGATAGAGAGcaaggatggagaagatAATCTGTATCTAATGACAATGGGCGTATTAGCT CCGTACCGCACTAGAGGTCTTGGATCGCAAACTCTCCAGCAAATTTTGACCGCTGCATCGTCACATACAACTCCCGCTATCAAGAAGATATACCTTCATGTACAGATATCCAATGGTGCCGCGAAGAGGTTTTATGAGAAACATGGCTTCAAGGAAGTTGGTATTCATAAGGATTACTACAAAAAGATTATGCCCCACCATGCTTGGATATTGGAGAAGACTATCGAGCATTCGTAA
- a CDS encoding uncharacterized protein (antiSMASH:Cluster_1.1), whose product MMFQVGEDIPEVSFSTGRMGHLFASTSNIVGTICCRIESKDGEDNLYLMTMGVLAPYRTRGLGSQTLQQILTAASSHTTPAIKKIYLHVQISNGAAKRFYEKHGFKEVGIHKDYYKKIMPHHAWILEKTIEHS is encoded by the exons ATGATGTTCCAGGTTGGTGAAGACATTCCCGAAGTTTCATTTAGTACCGGTAGGATGGGTCATTTATTCGCGTCAACGTCAAATATAGTGGGGACCATTTGTTGCCGGATAGAGAGcaaggatggagaagatAATCTGTATCTAATGACAATGGGCGTATTAGCT CCGTACCGCACTAGAGGTCTTGGATCGCAAACTCTCCAGCAAATTTTGACCGCTGCATCGTCACATACAACTCCCGCTATCAAGAAGATATACCTTCATGTACAGATATCCAATGGTGCCGCGAAGAGGTTTTATGAGAAACATGGCTTCAAGGAAGTTGGTATTCATAAGGATTACTACAAAAAGATTATGCCCCACCATGCTTGGATATTGGAGAAGACTATCGAGCATTCGTAA
- a CDS encoding uncharacterized protein (antiSMASH:Cluster_1.1), whose amino-acid sequence MGHLFASTSNIVGTICCRIESKDGEDNLYLMTMGVLAPYRTRGLGSQTLQQILTAASSHTTPAIKKIYLHVQISNGAAKRFYEKHGFKEVGIHKDYYKKIMPHHAWILEKTIEHS is encoded by the exons ATGGGTCATTTATTCGCGTCAACGTCAAATATAGTGGGGACCATTTGTTGCCGGATAGAGAGcaaggatggagaagatAATCTGTATCTAATGACAATGGGCGTATTAGCT CCGTACCGCACTAGAGGTCTTGGATCGCAAACTCTCCAGCAAATTTTGACCGCTGCATCGTCACATACAACTCCCGCTATCAAGAAGATATACCTTCATGTACAGATATCCAATGGTGCCGCGAAGAGGTTTTATGAGAAACATGGCTTCAAGGAAGTTGGTATTCATAAGGATTACTACAAAAAGATTATGCCCCACCATGCTTGGATATTGGAGAAGACTATCGAGCATTCGTAA
- a CDS encoding uncharacterized protein (antiSMASH:Cluster_1.1) codes for MNPSGKGNYPSSQWESQAYGSQSNHYPSNPHHPSSHQYPAPYAGQRLPQTANYDPYRPSAQMNNQQSYPGSNLAHSRTDRDYSMSPPSPSTLSSHGHGYSQFQAPAHPPSASHPYEHSRSRSFSPNQPYPQTSSSNTNMTHSTSQYTNQITLYPPGHPSSTQGTTQSRPYSCDLCALSFNRQHDLKRHRETHTGEKPYTCNGGCGKTFTRKDALKRHQLVKGCGRPED; via the exons ATGAATCCCAGCGGCAAG GGAAATTACCCGTCCAGTCAGTGGGAGAGCCAAGCATATGGCTCTCAGAGTAATCATTACCCCTCCAACCCCCATCATCCAAGTTCGCACCAGTATCCAGCACCGTACGCTGGTCAGCGACTTCCCCAGACTGCCAATTACGACCCGTACAGACCATCTGCCCAAATGAATAACCAGCAGAGCTATCCAGGTTCGAATTTGGCCCATTCTCGTACAGATCGCGACTACTCGATGTCGCCACCTTCACCTTCCACTCTATCATCACACGGGCATGGATACAGTCAATTCCAGGCCCCTGCCCACCCACCGTCCGCGTCACATCCTTATGAACATTCCCGTTCACGGTCGTTTTCGCCAAACCAACCTTATCCCCAAACCTCATCGTCGAACACGAACATGACACACTCCACCAGCCAGTACACAAATCAGATCACTTTGTATCCACCAGGACATCCATCCTCGACACAGGGAACGACCCAGTCTCGGCCATACTCTTGCGATCTCTGTGCCCTCTCTTTCAATCGTCAGCACGACTTGAAACGCCACAGAGAAACCCATACTGGAGAGAAGCCATACACATGCAATGGCGGTTGCGGAAAAACCTTCACCAGGAAAGACGCGCTCAAACGCCACCAG TTGGTTAAAGGCTGCGGGAGGCCGGAAGATTGA
- a CDS encoding uncharacterized protein (BUSCO:EOG09262HA6; antiSMASH:Cluster_1.1), protein MGALAWFTLLLTHPLEFRTLLQYSLYHEQKRDITAKQEHEASGWDRATMRRCWDFLDITSRSFSAVIKELDGDLARVVCLFYLVLRGLDTIEDDMTISDEKKQPLMRQFHKLTVKQGWTFTENGPNEKDRQLLVEYHNVVDELNLLPRHYRDVILSMAEKMAMGMADYAHKAATTSSIYLETVDDYNLYCHYVAGLVGEGLSGLFSASTKEAEWLAGQLELSNSMGLLLQKTNIIRDYREDVDEKRFFWPREIWGKKEYGFTEMSEMYQLEKAENAQWVQSEMILDAMGHLTDALDYLKLLKNQSVFNFCAIPATMAIATLELCFMNPELFQRNIKIRKAQAASLIMGSTNSREVSHIFRTYCRKIHARASTADPNFLRISVACGKIEQWCEVHYPSFVLLPSSSGQAVSFDPEDARTKVMQIDQKIDSDLRMRKRIEDIREKYGKSREEATAVVEDEGRFPYDILLYAGGLLLVVILLIIGVVWLVLRFSD, encoded by the exons ATGGGTGCACTAGCTTGGTTCACTCTTCTTCTCACGCACCCTTTGGAATTTCGCACTCTTTTGCAATACTCGCTTTATCACGAGCAAAAACGAGATATAACGGCcaaacaggaacatgaagCCTCCGGTTGGGACAGGGCGACAATGAGGAGATGCTGGGACTTCTTGGACATCACAAGTCGAAGCTTTAGTGCAGTTATTAAAGAGTTGGACGGGGATTTGGCCAGAGTA GTGTGCTTATTTTACCTCGTGCTTCGAGGCTTAGATACCATTGAAGATGATATGACGATTTCCGACGAAAAAAAACAGCCCTTGATGCGCCAGTTCCATAAACTCACCGTCAAGCAAGGATGGACATTCACGGAAAATGGTCCGAATGAGAAAGACCGTCAACTACTCGTAGAATATCATAACGTGGTCGATGAACTCAATCTGCTTCCCAGACA CTATCGAGATGTGATTTTATCAATGGCGGAAAAAATGGCTATGGGGATGGCCGATTACGCGCATAAAGCAGCTACAACGTCTTCAATCTACTTGGAAACCGTAGATGACTACAATCTCTACTGTCACTACGTGGCCGGGCTTGTCGGCGAGGGTCTTTCTGGCTTATTTTCGGCCTCAACAAAAGAGGCCGAATGGCTCGCCGGTCAATTGGAGCTTTCCAATTCTATgggcctcctcctccaaaaaACCAACATCATACGTGACTACCGAGAAGACGTCGATGAAAAACGGTTCTTTTGGCCACGGGAAATATGGGGTAAGAAGGAGTACGGTTTCACAGAAATGTCAGAAATGTATCAGCTTGAGAAAGCTGAGAACGCACAATGGGTGCAAAGCGAGATGATACTAGATGCGATGGGACATTTGACGGACGCTCTGGACTACCTGAAGTTACTCAAGAACCAAAGCGTATTTAACTTCTGTGCCATCCCGGCGACCATGGCCATCGCAACGCTAGAATTGTGCTTCATGAATCCAGAGTTGTTCCAGAGGAACATCAAAATTAGGAAGGCACAAGCCGCATCG TTAATCATGGGCTCCACCAACAGTCGAGAGGTTTCCCACATCTTCCGCACTTATTGCCGCAAGATCCATGCTCGTGCTAGTACTGCTGATCCCAACTTCCTTCGAATATCAGTTGCCTGCGGGAAG ATTGAACAATGGTGCGAAGTACATTATCCTTCATTTGTGTTGTTGCCTTCCTCTTCCGGTCAAGCCGTTTCCTTTGACCCAGAAGACGCGCGGACCAAGGTCATGCAAATCGACCAGAAGATCGATTCGGATCtcaggatgaggaagaggatcgaGGATATTCGGGAAAAATACGGAAAGAGTCGGGAAGAGGCAACTGCTGTGGTCGAAGATGAGGGTCGGTTCCCCTACGACATCTTACTCTACGCTGGAGGGCTCCTACTCGTTGTTATTCTATTGATTATCGGTGTTGTTTGGTTGGTGTTGAGGTTTTCCGACTAG
- a CDS encoding uncharacterized protein (antiSMASH:Cluster_1.1) encodes MDLPLTPPIRIQPMEERSVSLKTTEKLLDAFLDDFHARTSAVQGGNTSVSVQLQKLKDALAQENSGRYK; translated from the exons ATGGATCTTCCTCTCACCCCTCCCATCCGTATACAGCCTATGGAAGAGCGTTCCGTATCTTTAAAAACTACCGAAAAACTGCTTGATGCTTTTCTTGACGATTTTCATGCTCGCACAAGTGCAGTGCAAGGTGGAAACACCAGTGTTTCAGTTCAGCTGCAAAAGTTGAAAGATGCCCTTGCACAAGAAAATTCCGGAAG ATATAAATGA